A region of the Edaphobacter lichenicola genome:
CTTCAAACTCGGTTCGGTCGCGGATGCGGTGGTCGGTGAAGCCTCGCTGCCAGACGGGTTGGGAGGAGGAGAGGCGATGGGAGAAGCCTCCTTTGATCAGGCTTACGGCGCGCTCGAGGGTGATGGCTTGCGGGGTGAGGAGGAGGTGAATGTGATCGGGCATGATGACGAAGGCGTGGAGTTTGTAGTGACCTTCGGAGCGGTAGTGCTGGAGGGTTTCGAGGAAAAGTTTGGCGTGGAGGTCGACTTGGAAGAGGCGGCGGCGGTTGTGGGTGGCGCTGGTGATGAAGTAGGTGCCGGGGCGGGAGGTGCGGGGCGGGATCGCCATGGGGTGATTGTAATGGCGGGTACCTCAGGGGCTAAAGAGGGTGATGAAAAATACCCCTCCGAACGAAAGGCCGACCTCAGCGGCTAAAGCCGCAATGCAGCCAAAGCTCTTGCGGCACGGCTGAAGCCGTGCCCTTAACAATACGGTTAATGCACGGTTGGTAGGGTGGCACGGTTGGTGGGTGGTGGGGGCGAGATCGGATAGAGGTGGGTTGGTTGGTGGACTGCGCTCTCAGCGCGGAGCGCAGTCCACGGATAACTACTATTTTGCGGTGGCGGTGGGGGTTGGGTAGATGGCCTGGAGGGTGAGGATCTCGTAGGGTTTGATGGGGACGGTGACGACGTCTCCGGTGAGGGGGAGGTGGTCGCCTTCGGGTTTTTCCATCATGTTGGACTCGATGGCGTAGGTGGCTCCGTGGGGGATGTGGAGTTTTACTTCGGATGCGGTGCCGGCCCACTCGTACATGCGGAAGACAAGGGCGTCGGAGTCTTCGGCTTTTTTTATCGCGGTGAGGGTTACGTTGGGGTTTTCGATGCTGGCGAAGGAGTGTTCGGCGGGGAGGGTTCCGGTGTGGGCGAAGACCTGCTGGGCTTTGAGTGGGTCGTTGAGCTCGTAGCCGCGGCGGACGGTCTGCGCTTGCTTCCAGGTGCCGGTGTGGGGGTAGAGGGCGTAGACGAAGTGCTGGTGGCCGCGGTCGGCTTCGGCGTCAGGCCAGGTGGGGGAGCGGAGGAGGGTGATGCGGAGGGTGTTGCCGACGGCGTCGTAGCCGTACTTGGAGTCGTTGAGGATTGAGAGGCCCTGGTGGTCGTCGCCTAGGTCGGCCCAGCGCATGGCGGGGACTTCGAACTGGGCCTTCTCCCAGGAGTTGTTGCGGGTGGTGGGGCGCTCGATGGAGCCGTAGGGGATCTCGTAGGTGGCTTTACCGCTGGTGGCGGCTAGGGGGAAGGCGGCTTTGAGGAGGACGTGGGTCTCGTGCCAGTCGATGTCGTTAGTGATGCGGACGGTGTCGGCTCCGGCGTCGAGGGAGATGTCTTGAACAAATTTTGAGGACTGCCAATGACGGGTGATGCGTACGCTTTCGCCCTGTTGGCCGTCTCCAATTAGTTGGATCGAATCGACCCGGCTGATGGGTGTCATCGTGCCGTCAAGAGTCCCCGGGTCGATGTTCCAGGCGTCATATTGCTTGGGGGTGTCTTTGAAGGTCTGGAGCTGGTTGCCACAACCGTTGGGAGCGATGAATTCTTTATCGTCGTGCAATAGCCTTTTAATGCAGCCAGTGCTCTTGTCAATCTCCACTGACAAGTTGTCATTCCCCAAAATAATCGAATTGTCAGGAGGGCGCTGTCTCCAAGCTAGTTGACCTCGGATCGAGGTCTCTGCGATGGGCTGTTCTCCATTCACTCCGCTTGCGTTCAAAACTTTGTAGCCCTGAGAAGGCACATTGGACGACCGAACAAGAACTTTGAAGGTATTTGTTGCGTCGTCGTGGTGGAGTACCGTGATCGGCAAGACTCGATTCTGCTCGTCTTTCAATGAAATTGAATCGGAGTGCTCGGGGAGCTGAACCGTAGCTTCGAACGTTTCTGAGCGGGGCCATGCAAGTGTGTTTGTGACGAGAATCGGTACGCCAGATGTGACGCGGGTATCGATGCGGGCGGCGAGGGTGTTGAGGGAGTTGTCGGCGATCTCTTTGTCCGCGTGGAAGACTTCGGTGTAGTCGCGTTGGGCGTCTTTGTAGATGATGGCGATGCCGGAGCCTGCGGCCAGGTCGTGGAACTGGTTGAAGGTGATTTTTTTCCAGTTTTCGTTTAGTTCATCGGCGGGGTATGCGCGCCCGTCTAGCCAAGCTAGGGAGGCTAGTTTTTCGGCGTCGAGGGTGGCTACTTCGCTGGTGCGCATGTTGCGTTTGTGCGCGGCTTGCGTGGTGTAGATGCCGCGGTGGTACTCGAAGTAGAGCTCGTCTTTCCAGGTGGGGATGCCGAGGGCTCCGTTGGCGGCTGGTGGGGCGGTGTAGCCTTTCGCGATGGAGTCGTAGTCCCAGGTGGGGGAGGTTGGGTTGAGGTTCTTTTCTACGTTGGTGAAGTAGTTTTGCGCGGTGTGGTAGCGCATGGTGGGGACGGCGTCGTGATCTTTGGAGCCTGCGGCGATCCAGTGGTCGGCC
Encoded here:
- a CDS encoding REP-associated tyrosine transposase; its protein translation is MAIPPRTSRPGTYFITSATHNRRRLFQVDLHAKLFLETLQHYRSEGHYKLHAFVIMPDHIHLLLTPQAITLERAVSLIKGGFSHRLSSSQPVWQRGFTDHRIRDRTEFEVRRTYIHQNPVRANLVPTAEVYPWSSATSINLN
- a CDS encoding alpha-mannosidase: MRLSRLSLALLLSCTPLLAQSFTPVREQKNLSPAAAAKLHTLETLNSLPAGDWRFHVGDIPHGESPTLDDSSWTLVQPKSKAPHEAVWYRRQIEVPRTLNGYDITGARISFQFRSDANGAVPEIIYFNGKRVALGEDLEPIVLFEPAHPGDKILVAVKLLQTVDDKNFSGVRLTIEPNPNATGANARPSPDDIRIQCIAAANLLPALPTPRPDLLPKVEEAVAAIDTNALASADQAAFDRSLRNAQEILTTLHPVLAEAKIDLAGNSHIDAAWLWPRSETIDVVKRTFTTALQLMNEYPDYTFSQSAAQYTEWMAEKYPALNEQIKQRVKEGRWEIVGGMWVEPDLNLPDGESQVRQLLLGQRYFQQQYGVTARIGWNPDSFGYNWQLPQIYKRSGLDYFVTQKMHWNDTNQLPFRLFWWESPDGSKVLTYFPTDYVHDNVNPTRISADFAESADRNPGTTEMLDLYGIGDHGGGPTRAMLDQADHWIAAGSKDHDAVPTMRYHTAQNYFTNVEKNLNPTSPTWDYDSIAKGYTAPPAANGALGIPTWKDELYFEYHRGIYTTQAAHKRNMRTSEVATLDAEKLASLAWLDGRAYPADELNENWKKITFNQFHDLAAGSGIAIIYKDAQRDYTEVFHADKEIADNSLNTLAARIDTRVTSGVPILVTNTLAWPRSETFEATVQLPEHSDSISLKDEQNRVLPITVLHHDDATNTFKVLVRSSNVPSQGYKVLNASGVNGEQPIAETSIRGQLAWRQRPPDNSIILGNDNLSVEIDKSTGCIKRLLHDDKEFIAPNGCGNQLQTFKDTPKQYDAWNIDPGTLDGTMTPISRVDSIQLIGDGQQGESVRITRHWQSSKFVQDISLDAGADTVRITNDIDWHETHVLLKAAFPLAATSGKATYEIPYGSIERPTTRNNSWEKAQFEVPAMRWADLGDDHQGLSILNDSKYGYDAVGNTLRITLLRSPTWPDAEADRGHQHFVYALYPHTGTWKQAQTVRRGYELNDPLKAQQVFAHTGTLPAEHSFASIENPNVTLTAIKKAEDSDALVFRMYEWAGTASEVKLHIPHGATYAIESNMMEKPEGDHLPLTGDVVTVPIKPYEILTLQAIYPTPTATAK